A portion of the Cervus canadensis isolate Bull #8, Minnesota chromosome 26, ASM1932006v1, whole genome shotgun sequence genome contains these proteins:
- the TMEM271 gene encoding transmembrane protein 271, whose product MKWSVRGACAALSSCLLLACALSAAAVGLKCFSLGSELRGEPFRLGAAAGAFYSGLLLAAGLSLLGAALLCCGPRDAPLAGPGPGPGLGVAAGPAGAAEAAPGHPGGAAGPSGPVSSQNLLLLGVLVFMLGVLSAFAGAVIDGDTVSLVERKYSHYCLPPRAPAAAPGPAPGPAAAGPGPAAGPGPAPGAQRARGTLDSATSAKCRQLKDYQRGLVLSTVFNSLECLLGLLSLLLVKNYKSSQARRGRRGRRKGGRALARPRGGPGLRAQPPASRARRGRRGRRGRRLQPRPSEASILSPEESDFAAPGDCAGFATHHAVSYINVGVFHAFDEAGVEVCCGGHPSVELPGYAPSDPDLNASYPYCCRPPCEAARPWEPGQAC is encoded by the coding sequence ATGAAGTGGAGCGTCCGCGGGGCCTGCGCCGcgctctcctcctgcctcctgctcGCCTGCGCGCTCAGCGCCGCCGCCGTCGGCCTCAAGTGCTTCTCGCTGGGCTCGGAGCTGCGCGGGGAGCCGTTCCGGCTGGGGGCGGCCGCCGGCGCCTTCTATTCGGGGCTGCTGCTGGCTGCCGGCCTCTCGCTGCTCGGCGCCGCCCTGCTCTGCTGCGGGCCCCGGGACGCGCCCCTCGCGGGGCCGGGCCCGGGCCCGGGGCTTGGGGTCGCTGCCGGCCCCGCGGGGGCTGCGGAGGCCGCGCCGGGCCACCCGGGGGGCGCCGCCGGACCCTCGGGGCCGGTGAGCAGCCAGAACCTGCTCCTGCTCGGCGTCCTCGTCTTCATGCTCGGGGTCCTCAGCGCCTTCGCGGGCGCCGTGATCGACGGCGACACCGTGTCCCTGGTGGAGCGCAAGTATTCCCACTACTGCCTGCCGCCGCGCGCGCCGGCCGCggcccccggcccggccccgggCCCTGCGGCCGCCGGCCCCGGCCCGGCCGccggccccggcccggcccccgGCGCGCAGCGCGCCCGCGGCACCCTGGACAGCGCCACCTCCGCCAAGTGCCGCCAGCTGAAGGACTACCAGCGCGGCCTGGTGCTCTCCACCGTCTTCAACTCGCTCGAGTGCCTCCTAGGCCTGCTCAGCCTCCTGCTGGTCAAGAACTACAAGTCGTCGCAGGCCCGGCGCGGCCGGCGCGGCCGGCGGAAGGGAGGCCGGGCCCTGGCGCGGCCCCGCGGCGGCCCGGGGCTCCGCGCGCAGCCGCCCGCTTCCCGGGCGCGGCGGGGCCGGCGGGGCCGGCGGGGGCGGAGGCTGCAGCCGCGGCCCAGCGAGGCTTCCATCCTGTCTCCGGAGGAGTCGGACTTCGCCGCCCCGGGGGACTGCGCGGGCTTCGCGACGCACCACGCGGTCTCCTACATCAACGTGGGCGTCTTCCACGCGTTTGACGAAGCGGGCGTGGAGGTGTGCTGTGGGGGGCACCCGTCTGTGGAGCTGCCGGGGTACGCGCCCTCGGACCCCGACCTTAACGCCTCCTACCCCTACTGCTGCCGCCCGCCTTGCGAGGCGGCGCGCCCCTGGGAGCCGGGCCAGGCCTGCTGA